One window of Metamycoplasma arthritidis genomic DNA carries:
- the tuf gene encoding elongation factor Tu: MAKLDFDRSKPHVNIGTIGHVDHGKTTLTAAIATVLSKKGLSEARDYASIDNAPEEKARGITINTSHIEYNSEKRHYAHVDCPGHADYVKNMITGAAQMDGAILVVAATDGPMPQTREHILLAKQVGVPKIVVFLNKIDMFKDDEREEMVGLVEMDVRGLLSEYGFDGDNAPVIAGSALKALQGDPKYEDIIMELVQAVDDYIDEPKRETDKPFLMAIEDVFTITGRGTVATGRVERGVLQLNEEVEIVGIKPTKKTVVTGIEMFRKNLKQAQAGDNAGLLLRGVERTEIERGQVLAKPKTIIPHTEFEATVYVLKKEEGGRHTPFFQNYKPQFYFRTTDVTGGIKFQDGREMVMPGDNVQFTVTLISPIAVEEGTKFSIREGGRTVGAGSVTKIIK; the protein is encoded by the coding sequence ATGGCTAAATTAGATTTTGATCGTTCAAAGCCACACGTTAACATTGGTACAATCGGTCACGTTGACCACGGTAAAACCACTTTGACTGCTGCTATTGCAACTGTTTTATCTAAAAAAGGATTATCAGAAGCTAGAGACTATGCTTCTATTGATAATGCTCCTGAAGAAAAAGCACGTGGAATTACTATCAACACTTCACACATCGAATATAACTCAGAAAAACGTCACTATGCACACGTTGACTGTCCAGGCCACGCTGACTATGTTAAAAACATGATCACCGGTGCTGCTCAAATGGATGGTGCAATTCTAGTAGTTGCCGCAACCGATGGACCTATGCCTCAAACTCGTGAACACATTCTACTTGCAAAACAAGTTGGTGTGCCAAAAATCGTTGTTTTCCTAAACAAAATCGATATGTTTAAAGATGACGAAAGAGAAGAAATGGTAGGTCTAGTTGAAATGGACGTACGTGGACTACTATCAGAATACGGTTTTGACGGTGACAATGCCCCTGTTATTGCTGGTTCTGCTCTTAAAGCTCTACAAGGTGATCCTAAATACGAAGACATCATTATGGAACTTGTTCAAGCAGTTGATGACTACATCGACGAACCAAAACGTGAAACTGACAAACCATTCTTAATGGCAATTGAAGACGTTTTCACTATTACTGGTCGTGGAACTGTTGCAACCGGTAGAGTTGAACGTGGTGTTCTACAACTTAACGAAGAAGTTGAAATTGTTGGTATTAAACCAACCAAGAAAACCGTTGTTACTGGAATTGAAATGTTCCGTAAGAACCTAAAACAAGCTCAAGCTGGAGACAACGCTGGTCTATTACTACGTGGTGTTGAAAGAACCGAAATTGAACGTGGACAAGTTTTAGCAAAACCTAAAACTATTATTCCTCATACTGAATTTGAAGCAACAGTTTATGTTCTTAAAAAAGAAGAAGGGGGACGTCACACACCATTCTTCCAAAACTATAAACCTCAATTCTACTTCCGTACCACTGACGTAACCGGAGGAATTAAATTCCAAGATGGTCGTGAAATGGTTATGCCTGGAGATAACGTACAATTTACTGTTACTCTAATTTCACCTATTGCTGTTGAAGAAGGAACCAAATTCTCAATCCGTGAAGGTGGAAGAACCGTTGGTGCCGGATCAGTTACCAAAATTATTAAATAG
- a CDS encoding diadenylate cyclase, which yields MEKWLIVIISLTLGLVMLIAILNIAYFSYLAFKNLKKFRSTKIEFGQSTRIRLIHQLREALQFLSKNKTGAIITIENKNNLDTLRTDGVILDANISSSLIISIFNKHSPLHDGAIVIRNNKIYYAATYYKITRKSIDNRYGARHRAAMGLSEVCDATTFVVSEENGGITLAKNGAFTLVQLDRIQEVLNDVFKEND from the coding sequence ATGGAAAAATGACTAATTGTAATTATTTCCCTAACTTTGGGACTAGTAATGTTAATAGCAATTTTAAATATTGCTTATTTTTCATATCTTGCTTTTAAAAATCTCAAGAAATTTCGAAGTACCAAAATTGAATTTGGCCAATCAACAAGAATTAGATTAATTCACCAATTAAGAGAAGCTCTACAATTTCTTTCTAAAAATAAAACTGGTGCAATTATTACTATTGAAAATAAAAATAATTTAGATACTTTACGAACTGATGGTGTAATTCTTGATGCTAATATTTCAAGCTCCCTAATTATTTCAATTTTTAATAAACACAGCCCTTTACATGATGGCGCGATTGTTATTAGAAATAATAAAATCTACTATGCGGCTACTTACTACAAGATCACCAGAAAATCAATTGATAACCGCTACGGTGCGCGTCATCGTGCAGCTATGGGACTTTCTGAAGTTTGTGATGCTACTACTTTTGTTGTTAGTGAAGAAAATGGCGGTATTACCTTAGCTAAAAATGGTGCTTTCACCTTAGTGCAACTTGATCGAATTCAAGAAGTGCTAAACGATGTCTTTAAAGAAAATGATTAA
- a CDS encoding phosphoglycerate kinase: protein MKKTIKDLNLKNKKVILRVDFNVPISDNKVMDVKRIEAALPTIKYILENGASIILLSHLGRVKTEEDKKTKSLEIVAKKFASMINTEVIFSKETKGEGVKEMAKNLKPGQILMLENTRFEDLNNKAESGNDQELAKFWASLGDVFVNDAFATSHRAHASTTGIANYVKESALGFLMNEEVVHLSKLLSGFERPFVAIIGGAKVSDKIKVLEKLFTIADKVLIGGGMAYTFQKAMGKEIGLSLYEEDRVEMAKKYLEEYKDKIVLPIDNGISKEFANNPVVYTDPNNLVIPSDYMGLDIGPETMKLFASEIQKAKTIFWNGPVGVTEFSEYEVGTREVAIAIAKNQSAYSVVGGGDSVTAINKLGYQDKFSFISTGGGASIEFVQGNKLPGIEAIQDK from the coding sequence ATGAAAAAAACAATTAAAGATTTGAACCTAAAAAACAAAAAAGTAATTCTAAGAGTTGATTTTAATGTTCCTATTTCTGATAACAAAGTAATGGATGTTAAAAGAATTGAAGCGGCATTGCCAACAATTAAATATATTTTAGAAAACGGTGCAAGCATTATTTTACTTTCACACTTAGGTAGAGTAAAAACTGAAGAAGATAAGAAAACTAAATCACTTGAAATTGTTGCTAAAAAATTTGCTTCAATGATTAATACGGAAGTAATTTTTAGCAAGGAAACTAAAGGTGAAGGCGTTAAAGAAATGGCTAAAAATCTAAAACCAGGCCAAATTCTAATGCTAGAAAACACTCGCTTTGAAGACCTTAATAATAAAGCCGAATCAGGTAATGATCAAGAGCTCGCAAAATTCTGAGCAAGTTTAGGGGATGTATTTGTTAATGATGCTTTTGCTACTTCACACCGGGCACATGCTTCAACGACTGGAATTGCAAACTATGTAAAAGAAAGCGCCTTAGGATTTTTAATGAACGAAGAAGTTGTTCATCTTTCAAAACTACTATCTGGCTTTGAACGGCCATTTGTTGCCATCATTGGTGGTGCTAAGGTAAGTGACAAAATTAAAGTCCTAGAAAAGCTATTTACTATTGCTGATAAAGTTTTAATCGGCGGTGGGATGGCATATACTTTCCAAAAAGCGATGGGTAAAGAAATTGGACTTTCGCTTTACGAAGAAGATCGTGTAGAAATGGCCAAAAAATATTTAGAAGAATATAAAGATAAAATTGTTTTACCAATTGATAATGGTATTTCTAAAGAATTTGCTAACAACCCCGTTGTATATACCGACCCTAATAATTTAGTAATTCCTAGTGATTACATGGGATTAGACATTGGCCCAGAAACTATGAAACTATTTGCTTCAGAAATACAAAAAGCCAAAACTATTTTCTGAAACGGACCCGTTGGTGTTACTGAATTTAGTGAATACGAGGTTGGAACTCGCGAAGTAGCCATTGCGATTGCAAAAAATCAAAGCGCTTACTCTGTTGTTGGTGGTGGCGATTCAGTTACAGCCATTAATAAACTAGGATATCAAGATAAATTTAGTTTCATTTCAACCGGTGGTGGTGCTTCAATCGAATTTGTACAAGGCAATAAACTACCAGGCATTGAAGCAATTCAAGATAAATAA
- a CDS encoding HAD family acid phosphatase → MKTWKKLLLSSPVLAPIVLAPIAVAASCDNSKKVSDLEKQLQEAREKLKKAEVDAERYKKVGAAYTNAWNTFSIDKDAMTSGQYKHAKLLFQKMIQQTNIDTNKVNKDTGVVSNPDSGKRIPVVFMDIDDTILNNFAYQNWLLVEGKSYEAESWDQFVQSKTGKAIKGAIEFIKWVWENGGVVMFNSNRKQGTQLQATRENLKALGLDEKYLKDWVWWMSGTNTKDAKPWTKSDGKDSKEERMHTVDTKSFDLSAYGSSNNVSLVTVMKIGDDLNDFHDNATKRQDQATVNKAFKEYEHLFGNDDTAKKGKYYDPKTKAWKDTDFATSYIHIGGNASYGGWLYSLFKSHNSDIDILLKKLSESAWKPAA, encoded by the coding sequence ATGAAAACTTGAAAAAAATTACTGTTATCATCACCTGTTTTAGCACCTATTGTACTAGCACCTATTGCAGTAGCGGCTTCATGCGACAATTCTAAAAAAGTAAGTGATCTAGAAAAACAACTACAAGAAGCTAGAGAAAAACTTAAAAAAGCTGAAGTTGACGCCGAAAGATACAAAAAGGTTGGTGCAGCTTATACTAATGCTTGAAACACCTTCTCAATTGACAAAGACGCTATGACTAGTGGCCAATACAAACATGCTAAATTACTTTTCCAAAAAATGATTCAGCAAACAAACATTGACACAAACAAAGTTAATAAAGACACTGGAGTAGTATCTAATCCTGATTCAGGCAAACGCATTCCTGTAGTGTTTATGGACATTGATGATACCATTCTAAACAATTTTGCATATCAAAATTGACTATTAGTGGAAGGCAAATCATACGAAGCTGAAAGTTGAGATCAATTTGTACAATCTAAAACTGGAAAAGCCATTAAAGGAGCCATTGAATTTATTAAGTGAGTTTGAGAAAACGGTGGTGTAGTCATGTTTAACTCAAACCGTAAGCAAGGCACTCAGCTACAAGCTACACGCGAAAATCTAAAAGCATTAGGACTTGATGAAAAATATTTAAAAGATTGAGTTTGATGAATGAGTGGCACAAACACAAAAGATGCTAAACCTTGAACAAAATCTGATGGAAAAGATTCTAAAGAAGAAAGAATGCACACTGTTGACACAAAATCATTTGATCTATCAGCATATGGTTCAAGCAATAATGTTTCGCTAGTTACTGTTATGAAAATTGGTGATGACTTAAACGATTTTCATGATAATGCTACTAAACGTCAAGACCAAGCAACTGTTAATAAAGCATTCAAAGAATATGAACATCTTTTTGGCAATGATGACACAGCTAAAAAAGGTAAATATTACGATCCTAAAACTAAAGCTTGAAAAGACACTGACTTCGCTACAAGTTACATTCATATTGGTGGCAATGCTTCTTATGGGGGATGACTATATTCACTTTTCAAAAGCCATAATAGTGACATTGACATACTACTAAAAAAATTAAGTGAAAGTGCTTGAAAACCCGCTGCTTAA
- the metK gene encoding methionine adenosyltransferase, translating into MKRLITSESVGAGHPDKICDQISDAILDAILKKDKDARVACDVLANNNLIYIGGQISTKTYVDTVAEAWKILKKLGYQDQDFIITNGIQPQSADIAIGVDKTEKHELGAGDQGILFGYATNENKYYLPWALVLSHELVKRAERLRLAKKFPYAKSDMKSQVTLEYDTEIKKFQVEKVLMSIQHEENFDFDKFKRFIKENIVDYVLKENNFNLDYEFLLNPTGRFVIGGPVGDTGLTGRKIIVDTYGGFAHHGGGAFSGKDATKIDRSAAYMARYIAKNMVAADVAEQFELQLSYAIGLSRPQSIFVNTFGASKYSEDKIITTINQIFDLSVEGIINSLNLKNVSYLPLATFGHFGRNDLDLPWERLDKVDEIKKLIEK; encoded by the coding sequence GTGAAAAGATTAATAACAAGTGAAAGTGTGGGAGCGGGCCATCCTGATAAAATTTGCGATCAGATTAGTGATGCTATTTTAGATGCGATTTTAAAAAAAGATAAAGACGCCAGAGTGGCATGTGATGTGCTTGCTAATAATAACTTAATCTACATCGGCGGACAAATTAGTACCAAAACCTATGTTGATACGGTAGCGGAAGCATGAAAAATTCTAAAAAAACTAGGTTATCAAGACCAGGATTTTATTATTACTAACGGTATTCAACCCCAAAGTGCCGACATTGCAATAGGTGTAGATAAAACTGAAAAACATGAACTTGGTGCGGGTGATCAAGGGATTTTGTTTGGATATGCTACTAATGAAAATAAATACTATTTACCTTGAGCATTAGTCCTTAGTCACGAGTTAGTTAAAAGAGCAGAAAGATTAAGACTTGCTAAGAAATTCCCATATGCTAAAAGTGACATGAAAAGCCAAGTTACACTTGAATATGACACCGAAATTAAAAAATTTCAGGTTGAAAAAGTATTAATGTCAATTCAGCATGAAGAAAATTTTGATTTTGACAAATTTAAAAGATTTATCAAAGAAAATATTGTTGATTACGTTTTAAAAGAAAACAATTTTAACTTGGATTATGAATTTTTATTAAACCCAACAGGGCGATTTGTAATAGGGGGACCCGTCGGTGATACAGGCCTCACTGGTAGAAAAATCATTGTTGATACATATGGTGGTTTTGCTCATCACGGTGGCGGGGCTTTTAGCGGTAAAGATGCCACTAAAATCGATAGAAGTGCAGCTTATATGGCAAGATATATCGCCAAAAATATGGTTGCAGCGGATGTCGCTGAACAATTCGAGCTTCAATTATCATATGCGATTGGTTTGTCTCGTCCTCAAAGTATCTTTGTAAATACCTTTGGTGCTTCTAAATATTCCGAGGATAAAATCATCACGACAATTAATCAAATTTTTGATCTAAGTGTCGAGGGAATTATTAATAGTTTAAATCTAAAAAATGTTTCTTATTTGCCCTTGGCTACATTTGGTCATTTTGGTAGAAACGATTTAGATCTTCCTTGAGAAAGGTTAGATAAAGTTGACGAAATTAAGAAATTAATTGAAAAATAA
- a CDS encoding ATP-binding cassette domain-containing protein — protein sequence MKKAKYIEKDDDENVIFKAQNIFKSIKKKILLDNVTFKLTKKSFHVLLGHNGAGKSTLLNICSGNDKSYNGDIYFKNEDINLVKIRKSFLFFSTNLSFPIWWNVLEYIKNFSYFFNNKFLAKRKMIDKLVEYELEHKIKQNPSHLSSGEKKKLAIILVDLLKPELVFLDEPDSNLDIDVRKFIYQKLKNIANQGSTILISSHYNNEVKNYADYVISIEKGKIINSKHINDLTNSKNLVDELIKERMKEDD from the coding sequence ATGAAAAAAGCAAAATATATTGAAAAAGATGATGATGAAAACGTTATTTTTAAAGCTCAAAATATCTTTAAATCTATAAAAAAGAAAATTTTGTTAGACAATGTTACATTTAAATTAACCAAAAAGTCTTTTCATGTGCTACTTGGACACAATGGTGCTGGTAAGTCTACATTGCTTAATATATGCAGCGGTAATGATAAAAGCTATAATGGAGACATATATTTTAAAAACGAAGATATTAACCTGGTCAAAATAAGAAAAAGTTTTTTATTTTTTAGTACTAATCTTTCATTCCCTATTTGATGAAATGTATTAGAGTATATAAAAAACTTTTCTTATTTTTTTAATAATAAATTTTTAGCTAAAAGAAAAATGATTGATAAATTAGTTGAATATGAACTAGAACATAAAATTAAACAAAATCCTAGCCATCTTTCATCGGGTGAAAAGAAAAAACTAGCAATAATCTTAGTCGATTTACTAAAACCAGAACTTGTATTTCTGGATGAACCTGATTCAAATTTGGATATAGATGTTAGGAAATTTATTTATCAAAAGTTAAAAAATATTGCAAATCAAGGTAGCACTATTTTAATTTCAAGTCATTACAATAATGAAGTTAAAAATTATGCTGATTATGTTATTTCTATTGAAAAAGGGAAAATAATTAATTCTAAGCATATTAATGATTTAACAAATTCTAAAAATTTAGTTGATGAATTAATAAAAGAGAGAATGAAAGAAGATGATTAG